One genomic region from Campylobacter sp. RM5004 encodes:
- a CDS encoding META domain-containing protein: MKKSLILLSALAFFGCANIQNQGNEMNVNKTLENGEYKIIHILDKQNNSQYPNTGNWSIMIENNRFGMFVGCNRIFGEVQQNNGKLIFKAPASTKMMCPEDLMKVEDLVTSSLTELDISSNSLENDKVKITIEENK, translated from the coding sequence ATGAAAAAATCTTTAATATTATTAAGTGCATTAGCGTTTTTTGGCTGTGCAAATATACAAAATCAAGGAAATGAAATGAATGTAAATAAAACTCTTGAAAATGGCGAATATAAAATAATCCATATTCTTGATAAGCAAAACAATTCACAATACCCTAATACAGGAAATTGGTCTATTATGATTGAGAATAATAGATTTGGAATGTTTGTTGGATGTAATAGAATTTTTGGAGAAGTTCAACAAAATAATGGTAAGTTAATTTTCAAAGCTCCAGCAAGTACAAAAATGATGTGTCCTGAGGATTTGATGAAGGTTGAAGATTTGGTTACAAGCTCACTAACTGAGCTAGATATTTCTTCAAATTCTTTAGAAAATGATAAAGTGAAAATCACAATAGAAGAAAATAAATGA
- a CDS encoding TlpA disulfide reductase family protein — protein sequence MKKLLLVLSIFVLFFTACSKDESVKELKAGDIITLKSWDNQELKIQRLENGFKIVDSNKLLLIDIFGTFCQPCRLEAPMLFDIQSKHLDDLVILGLSYAENADAQKLKEFAKNYNAYYFLTNDERADLIVEAITNDIKYNTQVQLPFKVMLKDGKYQKLGNEYFILGKADEGLLRESINKIKGE from the coding sequence ATGAAAAAATTATTATTAGTATTAAGTATTTTTGTTTTATTTTTCACTGCTTGTAGCAAAGATGAAAGCGTAAAAGAATTAAAAGCAGGAGATATAATAACTCTTAAGAGTTGGGATAATCAAGAGCTTAAAATACAAAGATTAGAAAATGGCTTTAAAATAGTTGATAGCAATAAATTATTATTAATTGATATTTTTGGCACATTTTGTCAGCCTTGTAGATTAGAAGCTCCTATGCTTTTTGATATTCAATCAAAGCATTTAGATGATTTAGTAATCTTAGGCTTATCTTATGCAGAGAATGCAGACGCACAAAAATTAAAAGAATTTGCTAAAAACTACAATGCTTATTATTTTTTAACAAATGATGAAAGAGCAGATTTAATCGTAGAAGCAATCACAAATGATATAAAATATAACACTCAAGTTCAATTACCTTTTAAAGTTATGTTAAAAGATGGCAAATATCAAAAACTAGGTAATGAGTATTTTATTTTAGGTAAAGCCGATGAAGGCTTATTAAGAGAAAGTATCAACAAAATCAAAGGAGAATAA
- a CDS encoding META domain-containing protein, with protein MKKLLLSVFLVLFANANAIIKDGNYEIQSLVDKKTNSVLAGSNPYNFIINKDEFELNTKCNMFYGKIKQNDGLLILDEVKQNTYMCSKKAKADEEFILKTLKEFKIRNCEFLENEEIKINLKDLVVYKNYDEKVISEFKDKLLKLYNISNIDMSNGKLLSKGEFLQAIKYKNSLFKAPNEKAWGIVIKNDEFTIFVGCNLIYGKLTQAKNGDRYTNEFSFSDIKSTALKCKSSKLENILKTNLKTLKEQRNDFFSKDLILYYE; from the coding sequence ATGAAAAAATTATTATTAAGCGTATTTTTAGTTCTTTTTGCAAATGCTAATGCGATTATTAAAGATGGCAATTACGAAATACAAAGCTTAGTGGATAAGAAGACAAATAGTGTTTTAGCTGGAAGTAACCCTTATAATTTTATTATTAATAAAGACGAGTTTGAGCTAAATACAAAATGCAATATGTTTTATGGCAAAATAAAACAAAATGATGGCTTATTAATCTTAGATGAGGTTAAGCAAAATACTTATATGTGTTCTAAAAAAGCCAAAGCTGATGAAGAATTTATACTAAAAACTCTTAAGGAATTTAAAATAAGAAATTGCGAGTTTTTAGAAAACGAAGAAATCAAGATAAATTTAAAAGATTTAGTTGTTTATAAAAATTATGACGAGAAAGTAATTAGTGAATTTAAAGACAAGCTTCTTAAATTATATAATATCTCAAACATTGATATGAGTAATGGCAAACTTTTAAGCAAAGGCGAGTTTTTACAAGCGATAAAATATAAAAATTCTTTATTTAAAGCACCTAATGAAAAAGCTTGGGGTATTGTGATAAAAAATGATGAATTTACTATCTTTGTGGGCTGCAATCTAATCTATGGCAAATTAACTCAGGCAAAAAACGGCGATAGATATACAAACGAGTTTTCTTTTAGTGATATTAAAAGCACAGCTTTAAAATGTAAAAGCTCAAAGCTTGAAAACATACTAAAAACAAATCTAAAAACATTAAAAGAGCAAAGAAATGACTTTTTTAGCAAAGATTTGATTTTGTATTATGAGTAA
- a CDS encoding glucose-6-phosphate isomerase encodes MINYEGYFEKTSKEIINDYINRMNTERQSGEVGFYDLPLEFEIGISKLKKAKENFKNKSHFVVLGMGGSSVGTRAIASFLGIKNIDFLDNISTTLFNEILEKISLEKTLFILVSKSGNTIECISYFRILCDKLNLSINELRHHFIGICMKETKLYEFLQTNEIMHFNLDENVSGRFSVLSNVGLVPLYLAGADVESIINGAKACMSDTLARKHIINLAYTLTTKMINKNYVLFTYCEELRHFNEWFVQLVAESLGKFKEYKRVGLTPISLIGPKDQHSFLQLIIEGPKDKFVEFIRIKPSENSPKIKPIKGLENLENQSVGHSLDELLYAQSKSCLDAIKAEGIDTSLIELDSKSAYNIGYLIYYYELVVGACGLMMGINTYNQPGVESAKKLLKVLLTTK; translated from the coding sequence ATGATAAATTACGAAGGGTATTTTGAAAAAACTAGCAAAGAAATCATAAATGATTATATAAATAGAATGAACACTGAAAGGCAAAGTGGCGAAGTGGGGTTTTATGATTTGCCACTAGAATTTGAAATAGGAATTTCAAAATTAAAAAAAGCTAAAGAAAACTTTAAAAACAAAAGTCATTTTGTAGTGCTTGGAATGGGTGGTAGTAGCGTTGGAACAAGGGCGATTGCTAGTTTTTTAGGTATTAAAAACATTGATTTTTTAGACAATATCTCAACAACTCTTTTTAATGAAATTTTAGAAAAAATTAGCCTTGAAAAGACCCTTTTTATCCTTGTTTCAAAATCAGGAAATACCATTGAATGTATAAGTTATTTTAGGATTTTATGCGACAAGTTAAATCTTAGCATAAATGAGCTAAGGCACCATTTTATCGGCATTTGCATGAAAGAAACTAAGCTTTATGAGTTTTTGCAAACAAACGAAATTATGCATTTTAACTTAGATGAAAATGTTAGCGGTAGATTTTCTGTGCTTAGTAATGTTGGGCTTGTGCCACTATATCTTGCAGGGGCTGATGTAGAAAGTATCATAAACGGCGCAAAAGCTTGCATGAGTGATACTTTGGCTCGTAAGCATATCATAAATCTAGCCTACACGCTAACAACAAAAATGATTAATAAAAACTATGTTTTATTTACATATTGCGAAGAATTACGCCATTTTAACGAGTGGTTCGTGCAGCTTGTAGCTGAAAGTCTTGGCAAGTTTAAAGAATATAAACGCGTTGGGCTTACTCCGATTAGCCTAATAGGTCCAAAAGACCAGCATTCGTTTTTACAACTCATAATTGAAGGTCCAAAGGATAAATTTGTTGAGTTTATTCGCATAAAACCAAGCGAGAATAGCCCAAAAATAAAACCCATAAAAGGACTTGAAAACCTTGAAAATCAAAGCGTAGGACATAGCCTAGATGAGCTACTTTACGCTCAAAGCAAATCTTGTCTTGATGCTATAAAGGCTGAAGGAATTGATACAAGCCTGATTGAGCTTGATAGCAAAAGTGCTTATAATATCGGGTATTTGATATATTATTATGAGCTTGTTGTTGGAGCTTGCGGGCTTATGATGGGGATAAATACTTACAATCAACCAGGCGTTGAAAGCGCTAAAAAACTTCTAAAAGTCTTGCTTACTACGAAATAG
- a CDS encoding methyl-accepting chemotaxis protein, translating into MISKISISKKLLLLTGTFLIILLIYNILLIKSSYETYNSSIKAQDNAKIILKTNNLIHFLQVERGLSVGVLAGANSSSMLANRTKVDALIDDENTKAKINNLRAMVDAKENRAEVLAAYTQAINSLLMQTKELSLNLDESYSSLSDALNLVAKTKERYGLLRGTLNGVFNANTMDIATFSSVSYMNTSILNKLKELNELKLKFLDDKLQTISKLDENLKFQEYINIAFNNNINGNFNVKASEFFDVATKLIEDYKELEDDITNKILSKASENESNSKEAIILQIIIAIFAQGINMFLAFVISKNIINNLDLINKGLDSFFDFLKYKSDDVMKIKTNNKDEFGKMAKQINETVLELKENYKKDQTCIDEITKITNEIKLGKLDNDIFSEPYNPRIKALKGILKEMLGVLKTKIGKDINKIDGLLKEYANMKFVNNIKEPIGEIELSLNTLQKEIKNMLYSQENISNSLKNNSKNLKDSMKQLLIGSNKAKSNLEESAAAINQMSSSMGAISHKSHEIIQQSDSIKSVIDVIRQIAEDTNLLALNAAIEAARAGEHGRGFSVVASEVGKLANNTSSSLNQVEANVKLLVQQIHDIGMSIEEQTQAINLINKTICEIDNLNKDNDLVANNTNNAANSVDDLASNIIEDLKKKEFY; encoded by the coding sequence ATGATTTCTAAAATTTCTATTTCTAAAAAACTTTTGTTGCTCACAGGAACTTTTTTAATTATATTATTAATTTATAATATTTTATTAATTAAGAGCAGTTATGAAACCTACAACTCTTCTATAAAAGCCCAAGATAATGCAAAAATTATTTTAAAAACAAATAATTTAATCCATTTTTTACAAGTTGAACGTGGTCTTAGTGTAGGAGTTTTAGCAGGAGCAAATAGCTCATCAATGTTAGCAAATAGAACTAAAGTTGATGCTTTAATAGACGATGAAAACACAAAAGCAAAAATCAATAATTTAAGAGCAATGGTTGATGCTAAAGAAAATAGAGCAGAGGTTTTAGCAGCTTATACACAAGCGATTAATTCTTTACTAATGCAGACAAAAGAACTTTCTTTAAACCTTGATGAAAGTTATTCAAGCCTTAGCGATGCTTTAAATCTAGTAGCAAAAACTAAAGAAAGATATGGTTTATTGCGTGGGACTTTAAACGGAGTATTTAATGCTAATACTATGGATATTGCAACTTTTTCAAGTGTTAGCTATATGAATACAAGTATATTAAATAAACTAAAAGAATTAAACGAATTAAAGCTTAAGTTTTTAGATGATAAATTACAAACAATATCAAAGCTTGATGAAAACTTAAAATTTCAAGAATACATAAATATTGCGTTTAATAATAATATAAATGGCAATTTTAATGTAAAAGCTAGTGAGTTTTTTGATGTTGCTACAAAACTGATTGAAGATTATAAAGAGCTTGAAGATGATATTACAAATAAAATCCTTTCAAAAGCTAGCGAAAACGAAAGCAATTCAAAAGAAGCCATTATTTTACAAATCATAATCGCCATATTTGCTCAAGGAATAAATATGTTTTTAGCTTTTGTAATTTCAAAAAATATTATTAATAATCTTGATTTGATTAATAAAGGTCTTGATAGTTTTTTTGATTTCTTAAAATACAAAAGCGATGATGTAATGAAAATAAAGACAAACAATAAAGATGAGTTTGGAAAAATGGCAAAACAAATAAACGAAACCGTTTTAGAGCTAAAAGAAAATTATAAAAAAGATCAAACCTGTATAGATGAAATTACAAAAATCACAAATGAAATAAAGTTAGGAAAACTAGATAATGATATATTTAGCGAGCCGTATAACCCTAGAATCAAGGCTTTAAAAGGCATATTAAAAGAAATGTTAGGAGTGTTAAAGACTAAAATCGGTAAAGATATTAATAAAATTGATGGTTTATTAAAAGAATATGCAAATATGAAGTTTGTAAATAATATAAAAGAGCCTATCGGAGAAATTGAACTAAGCTTAAATACTTTACAAAAAGAAATAAAAAATATGCTTTATTCTCAAGAAAATATAAGCAATAGTTTAAAGAATAACTCAAAAAATCTAAAAGATAGTATGAAACAGCTTTTAATCGGTAGCAATAAAGCAAAGAGCAATCTTGAAGAAAGTGCAGCAGCAATCAATCAAATGTCAAGCTCAATGGGTGCAATTTCACACAAAAGTCATGAAATCATTCAGCAAAGCGATAGCATAAAAAGCGTAATTGATGTTATTAGACAAATCGCAGAAGATACTAATTTATTAGCCCTAAATGCTGCTATTGAGGCTGCAAGAGCAGGTGAGCATGGACGCGGATTTAGCGTTGTTGCAAGTGAGGTTGGAAAATTAGCTAATAATACTAGCTCATCACTAAATCAAGTAGAAGCAAATGTGAAATTATTAGTTCAACAAATCCACGATATAGGAATGAGTATAGAAGAACAAACCCAAGCTATTAATCTAATAAATAAAACAATTTGCGAAATAGATAATCTAAACAAAGATAATGATTTGGTTGCAAATAATACAAACAATGCTGCAAATAGCGTTGATGATTTAGCTAGCAATATAATTGAAGATTTAAAGAAAAAAGAGTTTTATTAA
- the csrA gene encoding carbon storage regulator CsrA — protein sequence MLVVSRNAGEGIVIDGGIKIKIFEIKGDSVKIGIEAPKQTLILRDELVDCVKDENIQSAASSSDLLDSLVSSLSMYKKDKQ from the coding sequence ATGTTAGTAGTGTCAAGAAACGCAGGAGAAGGAATAGTAATTGATGGTGGGATTAAAATCAAGATTTTTGAAATCAAAGGCGATAGCGTAAAAATCGGCATAGAAGCACCAAAACAAACTTTGATTTTAAGAGATGAGCTAGTAGATTGCGTAAAAGATGAAAACATTCAATCAGCTGCATCATCAAGCGATTTATTAGATAGTTTGGTAAGTTCTCTTTCAATGTATAAAAAAGATAAGCAATGA
- the truB gene encoding tRNA pseudouridine(55) synthase TruB (catalyzes isomerization of specific uridines in RNA to pseudouridine; responsible for residues in T loops of many tRNAs) has protein sequence MIFLANKPINISSNTYASKLGKKLGVKLGYSGTLDPFACGALLCADKKHAKLFRFLNLEPKVYEATIWLGASSPSLDNENISLTNVNELALEQIKVAFNKFQGDIKYTPPIFCAKKINGKRAYELARNGEEVVLSECVMSVKAELLHYNFPFISFRLSASKGTYVRSYAQLICDELGVVGTLSSLRRISEGEFKEFKKYDAYTSVDLEENEYLGDINDVLLGKKLSLNDFKYQEYKTYKIDLGECFSIIKLDEKIEYILNKVEKC, from the coding sequence ATGATTTTTCTAGCAAATAAACCTATAAATATAAGCTCAAACACCTACGCAAGTAAATTAGGCAAAAAGTTAGGCGTAAAATTAGGCTATTCAGGAACGCTTGATCCCTTTGCTTGTGGAGCGCTTTTGTGTGCTGATAAAAAACATGCAAAATTATTTCGCTTTTTAAATCTTGAGCCAAAGGTTTATGAAGCTACAATTTGGCTTGGTGCAAGTAGCCCTAGCCTTGATAATGAAAATATAAGCTTAACTAATGTAAATGAGCTTGCTTTAGAGCAAATTAAGGTTGCTTTTAATAAATTTCAAGGCGATATAAAATACACTCCGCCTATATTTTGTGCTAAAAAAATCAATGGCAAAAGAGCTTATGAGCTAGCGAGAAATGGCGAAGAAGTAGTGTTAAGCGAGTGTGTAATGAGTGTAAAAGCAGAGCTTTTGCATTATAATTTCCCATTTATAAGCTTTAGATTAAGTGCTAGCAAAGGAACTTATGTTCGCTCATACGCACAGCTAATTTGCGATGAATTAGGCGTAGTAGGAACGCTAAGTTCTCTTAGAAGAATTAGCGAAGGTGAGTTTAAAGAGTTTAAAAAATATGACGCATACACAAGCGTTGATTTAGAAGAAAATGAATATTTAGGCGATATAAACGATGTTTTATTAGGCAAAAAGCTTAGCTTAAATGATTTTAAATATCAAGAATATAAAACATATAAAATTGACTTAGGAGAATGTTTTAGCATAATAAAACTAGATGAAAAAATAGAATATATTTTAAATAAGGTGGAAAAATGTTAG
- a CDS encoding 4-(cytidine 5'-diphospho)-2-C-methyl-D-erythritol kinase, with protein MKSFAKINVFLKITGKKNGYHQLISRFYRLDNLYDELFLVPKDKAKDYHLKQIPNLNSIIKNIAYESEFKEDVLLDKMYLINDNLVSNFYSKSDIFSKVLSLVDENLKQEFQNNFALILQKNIPTFAGLGGASSNAACFIKLLNDIKPFDIMQIASKSGADVSFFASGLKSANVSGYGEIIEDFSDDECEFSLEFSKPCSTKDVFCEFAKEPKYYKNDELSRLKTKELLSTFKNYELNDLLRPCNSLYPSTINYAKKELFLSGSGGSFFKLV; from the coding sequence ATGAAATCTTTTGCAAAAATCAATGTATTTTTAAAAATTACAGGCAAAAAAAACGGCTATCATCAATTAATTTCAAGATTTTATAGGCTTGATAATTTATATGATGAGTTGTTTTTAGTGCCAAAAGATAAGGCAAAAGATTATCATCTAAAGCAAATTCCTAATCTAAATTCCATAATTAAAAATATTGCTTACGAAAGCGAGTTTAAAGAAGACGTTTTGCTTGATAAAATGTATTTAATAAATGATAATTTGGTAAGCAATTTTTATTCAAAAAGCGATATTTTCTCAAAGGTTTTAAGCTTAGTTGATGAGAATTTAAAACAGGAATTTCAAAATAATTTCGCTCTAATTTTGCAAAAAAATATCCCAACTTTTGCAGGGCTTGGCGGGGCTAGTTCAAACGCAGCTTGTTTTATAAAATTATTAAACGATATAAAGCCTTTTGATATTATGCAAATTGCAAGTAAGAGTGGGGCTGATGTTAGCTTTTTTGCTAGTGGGCTAAAGAGCGCAAATGTTAGTGGATATGGAGAAATTATAGAAGACTTTAGCGATGATGAATGCGAGTTTAGTTTAGAATTTTCTAAGCCTTGTAGCACCAAAGATGTGTTTTGCGAGTTTGCAAAAGAGCCAAAATATTATAAAAACGACGAGCTTAGCAGACTAAAAACAAAGGAGCTTTTAAGTACTTTTAAAAATTACGAGCTAAATGATTTATTAAGACCTTGCAATTCTTTGTATCCTAGCACTATAAATTATGCTAAAAAAGAACTTTTTTTAAGCGGTAGTGGTGGAAGTTTTTTTAAATTAGTTTAA
- the pyk gene encoding pyruvate kinase, with protein sequence MMKKTKIIATLGPASDSEECIREMIKAGVNVFRLNFSHGSHEYHKANLDKVRKISSELGENIGVLQDISGPKIRVLELPEPFLLKKGDRLDIYRHTIKANQKSDNHYEVSTNYNEILGAVRPSEAIFLCDGSIKVIVEEVGQDYLKCQVQNDGKLASNKGINFPNTKINIEVITKKDKDDLLWGVKNDVDYMAISFVQNAYDIKNAKQILAENGNKTQVFAKIEKFDAVENIDEILNVSDGIMVARGDLGIEVPFYKVPSIQKSIIKKANEMGKPVITATQMLFSLANNKSATRAEISDVANAVLDGTDAVMLSEESAVGIDPVNAVSIMSATISEIEKIYPYCNFNHDKRDMTDTIAASAVQLAKDINADALICLTSSGASVKKMARYRPDTKIITMSHCDKTLKSLSICWGLSETYVVDKASSLHELLHNCVKVGVKKGIMDKNKNYVITAGYPVGETGSTNLIRVLGREQIDYYLNLQN encoded by the coding sequence ATAATGAAAAAAACAAAAATAATTGCAACTTTAGGGCCAGCAAGTGATAGCGAAGAATGTATAAGAGAAATGATAAAAGCAGGGGTTAATGTATTTCGCTTAAACTTTTCTCATGGCTCACATGAATATCATAAAGCAAACCTTGATAAAGTTAGAAAAATTTCAAGTGAATTAGGCGAAAATATCGGCGTATTACAAGATATTTCAGGGCCAAAAATTAGAGTTTTAGAACTTCCTGAGCCGTTTTTATTAAAAAAAGGCGATAGATTAGACATTTATAGACATACAATTAAAGCTAATCAAAAATCAGATAATCATTATGAAGTAAGCACAAATTATAATGAAATCTTAGGAGCTGTAAGACCTAGCGAAGCGATATTTTTATGTGATGGTTCTATAAAAGTAATCGTTGAAGAAGTAGGGCAAGATTATTTAAAATGCCAAGTTCAAAACGATGGTAAATTAGCTTCAAATAAAGGAATAAATTTTCCAAATACAAAAATAAACATAGAAGTAATTACTAAAAAAGACAAAGATGATTTATTATGGGGTGTAAAAAACGATGTTGATTATATGGCAATATCTTTCGTTCAAAACGCTTATGATATAAAAAATGCAAAGCAAATCCTAGCAGAAAACGGAAACAAAACTCAAGTATTTGCAAAGATTGAAAAGTTTGATGCGGTTGAAAATATTGATGAGATTTTAAATGTAAGTGATGGAATAATGGTTGCTCGTGGGGATTTAGGTATTGAAGTGCCGTTTTATAAAGTGCCAAGCATTCAAAAATCAATCATCAAAAAAGCTAATGAAATGGGTAAGCCTGTAATTACAGCAACTCAAATGCTATTTTCTTTAGCAAATAATAAAAGTGCAACCAGAGCAGAGATAAGCGACGTTGCAAACGCTGTGCTAGATGGAACTGACGCTGTTATGCTTAGCGAAGAAAGTGCAGTTGGAATCGATCCTGTAAATGCTGTTAGCATTATGTCAGCAACAATTAGCGAAATAGAAAAGATTTATCCATATTGTAATTTTAATCACGACAAAAGAGATATGACAGATACTATTGCAGCATCAGCAGTTCAGCTTGCAAAAGATATTAATGCAGACGCTTTAATTTGTCTTACAAGCAGTGGTGCAAGTGTTAAGAAAATGGCAAGATATAGACCTGATACAAAAATCATTACAATGAGCCATTGCGATAAAACTTTAAAAAGCCTTAGTATTTGCTGGGGACTTAGCGAAACTTATGTAGTAGATAAAGCTTCTAGTTTGCACGAGCTTTTACACAATTGTGTAAAAGTAGGGGTAAAAAAAGGCATAATGGATAAAAATAAAAACTATGTTATAACAGCAGGTTATCCAGTAGGCGAGACAGGTAGCACTAACTTAATTAGAGTTTTAGGTAGAGAACAAATAGATTATTATTTAAACTTACAAAATTAA
- a CDS encoding META domain-containing protein: MKKYLISLLALVFIACASNQNNEKIIKDGEYRIDCILDTKSGVCEQNTGGWAFFLDKNKFIIYVGCNKLIADTKQKSGKLFFNNLASTKMMCFKREAMLEKLLLDSLDELSLERENILGNDKIKIKFGSN; encoded by the coding sequence ATGAAAAAATATTTAATCTCATTACTTGCATTAGTTTTCATTGCTTGTGCAAGTAATCAAAATAATGAAAAAATTATTAAAGATGGCGAATATAGAATAGATTGTATTTTAGATACTAAAAGTGGCGTTTGTGAGCAAAACACTGGTGGTTGGGCTTTTTTTCTAGATAAAAATAAATTTATAATCTATGTAGGTTGCAATAAATTAATTGCAGATACTAAGCAAAAAAGCGGAAAATTATTTTTCAACAACTTAGCAAGCACTAAAATGATGTGTTTTAAAAGAGAAGCAATGCTTGAAAAACTACTTTTAGATTCACTAGATGAACTTAGCTTAGAGCGTGAAAATATCTTAGGCAATGATAAGATAAAGATAAAATTTGGTAGCAACTAA
- a CDS encoding FAD-dependent oxidoreductase: MAQHFDVIVVGGGISGAALFYELSKYTNVKKVALIEKYHALSTLNSKGTSNSQTIHSGDIETNYTYEKASKVKPNADMIVNYAKLVKAENKFMFSHQKMALAVGEEECAFMQKRYEEFKELYPYIRKFDKAEIKKIEPKVIEALGGGDRPEEIFAMGALENDCYTTVDFGKMSESLAEEAMKANPDNQIFFNEEIVNIYKKGDTFYLISANKTEFSANFVVVNAGAHSLYLAHKMGYGLDYACLPVAGSFYLTKKHLLNGKVYMVQNPKLPFAALHGDPDILCDMNTRFGPTALVLPKLERYHGLKSLPEFFTTLRLDGTTIKILLDLMKDSTIRNYILRNFLFEVPYLNKSLFVKDARKIVPSLTTDDITYAKGFGGVRPQVLNKTEKKLMLGEASIVPQNQGIIFNMTPSPGATSCMGNALRDLRMVVDYLKLEFNEELFNKELRGE, translated from the coding sequence ATGGCACAGCATTTTGATGTTATTGTAGTCGGTGGTGGAATTAGTGGAGCTGCGTTATTTTACGAGCTTAGCAAATATACAAATGTAAAAAAAGTAGCTTTAATAGAAAAATATCATGCTTTAAGCACTCTTAATTCTAAAGGAACTAGCAATTCTCAAACAATTCACAGCGGAGATATTGAGACAAATTACACTTATGAAAAAGCTTCAAAAGTTAAACCTAATGCTGATATGATTGTAAATTATGCAAAATTAGTAAAAGCAGAAAATAAGTTTATGTTTTCTCATCAAAAAATGGCTTTAGCTGTTGGTGAAGAAGAATGTGCCTTTATGCAAAAACGCTACGAAGAATTCAAAGAACTATATCCATATATTAGAAAATTTGATAAAGCAGAAATCAAAAAAATTGAGCCAAAAGTAATAGAAGCTTTAGGTGGTGGGGATAGACCTGAAGAAATATTTGCTATGGGTGCTTTAGAAAATGATTGCTATACGACCGTTGATTTTGGAAAAATGAGCGAGAGCTTAGCTGAAGAAGCTATGAAGGCTAATCCTGATAATCAAATATTTTTTAATGAAGAAATCGTAAATATTTACAAAAAAGGCGATACTTTTTATCTAATAAGTGCTAATAAAACCGAATTTAGTGCAAATTTTGTTGTAGTAAATGCAGGTGCTCACTCATTATATTTAGCACATAAAATGGGTTATGGATTAGATTACGCATGTTTGCCTGTTGCAGGTAGCTTTTATCTAACAAAAAAACATTTATTAAATGGTAAAGTCTATATGGTTCAAAATCCAAAATTACCATTCGCAGCATTACACGGCGATCCTGATATTTTATGCGATATGAATACTCGCTTTGGTCCAACTGCTTTAGTTTTACCAAAACTTGAGCGTTATCATGGGCTTAAGAGTTTGCCTGAGTTTTTTACTACTTTACGCCTTGATGGAACAACTATAAAAATCTTACTTGATTTAATGAAAGATAGCACTATTAGAAATTATATTTTAAGAAATTTCTTATTTGAAGTGCCGTATTTGAATAAATCTTTATTTGTAAAAGACGCAAGAAAGATTGTCCCAAGTCTTACAACCGATGATATAACTTATGCAAAAGGCTTTGGTGGAGTTCGCCCACAAGTGCTAAATAAAACAGAAAAGAAACTAATGCTAGGAGAAGCAAGCATAGTGCCACAAAATCAAGGAATTATATTTAATATGACTCCAAGTCCAGGTGCAACTAGCTGTATGGGAAATGCTTTAAGAGATTTAAGAATGGTGGTTGATTACTTAAAGCTTGAATTTAACGAAGAATTATTTAATAAAGAACTAAGGGGAGAATAA